In the genome of Chiroxiphia lanceolata isolate bChiLan1 chromosome 5, bChiLan1.pri, whole genome shotgun sequence, the window AAGGCTGGAATGCATAGCTGTAGGTGCCATCCAAATGGCAATATGAGCTCTCTGCCCCAAGAAGCTTACATAGTCATGACAGAATGCTGGTAAAAGCAAGGCAGGGAACTGAATCACAGcgaaaacactgttttcttttctctcccttcaaaaataaagcagctgaTTGACTACCGGTTGTAAAGACGGAGATGGCTGGCTGGGCAGTAACGCACGCTACAGGAGGAGAGCTCTGCGGAGCTGCCGGCAGACACAACACGGGCTTACCAGATGTGCAGGCAGCTGAGCGCCGCGAAGATGATCCCCACGACCAGGGCCAGGGGTATGGCAAGGACCAGCGTCAGGAGTTTGTAGATCACGTACTTGCTGAGCTCAAACAGAGCGTGGCTGCAGATCCAGACTCTGTCGAAGGAGTGGGTGAGCTCGGGCTCCGCGATCACATCCTCGAACCCCAGCTGGAACGAGAGGCGGCTTTGCCGTCACCAGCGGCTGGGGCGCGGGGAGACCGCCGGGGACCCCCCGCTCGCTGTGGACCCGAGACCCGGCCCCGGCCCCTTcagcccccggcccggcccgcacCTGAAGGTGGGCGTTCATCCCGTGGGGGTCGCGGTCCAGCTCGTCCTCCGCGCACTTCTCCGCCTCCGAGAGCACGGGCCCGCCGCTCCGCGGGAAGTTGTCGTCGTCCATGAAGATGCGGGTGTCCACCTTCTCCGTCTCCAACCCCATGGCGCTGCCGCCGCTCCGCGGCTccggccctgccctgccccgtccgccgccgcggccccgccgggccgggccggggcggagcggggctgCCCGGGACACGCCCCGcgggccgcgccggggccgaCGGTGGGAGCGACGGGGAGCCCCGAGCTGGACTCAGGGTGGGCGCCTGCCGGcagcccgcccgccccccggCTCGGCAGCTGCTCCGTGGGCGCTCAGACCTCCAGAAGAGTCCCCCGGCCGCCCGGCGCCGCCCGGTGCGCTCGGTTTCCCCGTTCCCTGCGGTGCCGGGTTGTCACCGCGGCGTGACGGGCCTTTGTCAGCGTTTGTGGCATCGCAACAACAGGCAGTGGGAACAAAAAGCCTAGGGGATTATGCATTGGGCCATGTTGGACCGTGTGTGCCGACCCTTTGCAGCTGtagggaaagcagggaaagaggaggggaagggaggtgTCGCCACTGCCCATCGAGTTCCCGTGTCCGGCCCCACCGGCCCGTCAACTCCAGCGTGATTTACTTGACTCTTTCTCCCTAAACTGCATAATTTTTGCTGCAATAAAATACTGAACCTGCCATTACAAGCTATTTTCATGCCCTCTTTGGGTTTTAGCTTCAGTCCATacaaattatttcctcttgttttaTTTGAGAACATGTTTTAAGCCTAAAAGTGGTCTATATAAGGTAAATTATTATAATGACTGCTAAAAGTATCTGAAAATATTGATACACAGTATGAGTTTATGAGCTGCCAGAAGTTCATTATTGCTGCATTCCATAGCCACAATCACCATCACTCTCAGAGAGAAATGATATTACTAACCAATAATCCAGGCTTGTTAAACTAAAAAGGAAGTTGCTAGGGGTAACTTTCTTTAGTTTTCAACGGTGTATTAAATTAAAGATAGCTTTACTCTTTGAAAAGCTCACAGGAAAGtgatataaaaattacttaaagtTTGGGCAGGAAATCACCTATTACAATGCTCTGGACCACATTGCATTGTTTTTGACTTCTGCAGAAAAGCTTTGCATCTATGTGTTACTCATGTTGACACCTTTTTTCTCCCATGTTGATGAGTTTACTGATACTGCTGTCACGTAAATGGTTTGGATCTAGCAAGGTAGCTGTGGCTCTTAAAGGCTAAAAGCCTGAAAATACAAGTTTACAATAGGTTCAAAGGCAACCAAAGAAACAGCGTGATGACTCATATGCTTATGAGCTGCATTTCTACTCCCCTAATTCCTCTTTGCTCCATGAGTGAGAGGAATAAAAAGGCCAGTTGACAGAGTCAAGGTCCAGCCCCATCCTTCAGGGTGCTTCTGTCTagaaactattatttttttagccTATAGATACAGGGGCTGAGTGCAACTCAAAGGCATTCATCAGGCTTCTGCTGGCTACTTGGGTCAGGGACAGAAATTTGGTTTAGTGCTGCTGAAAACCAAGGTAGGAACAACAAACAGAGGACCCCAAACTAGCCCCTTGGTAACACAAGTCAGACCATACTCCTTTATACCAACTACTTCCTACCTCTCCTCTCACTAGAGGTGAGGATTGGGATGTGAGTGCACAACCGTGGAGCTGCTTTT includes:
- the CAV2 gene encoding caveolin-2, giving the protein MGLETEKVDTRIFMDDDNFPRSGGPVLSEAEKCAEDELDRDPHGMNAHLQLGFEDVIAEPELTHSFDRVWICSHALFELSKYVIYKLLTLVLAIPLALVVGIIFAALSCLHIWIVVPFVKTCLMVLPSVQTVWKSLTDVFAVPFFQSLGRCFAMVNIRLDQE